One part of the Helicobacter cetorum MIT 99-5656 genome encodes these proteins:
- a CDS encoding vacuolating cytotoxin domain-containing protein, producing the protein MKKRIFKKKRLKVRLTRQHKKVVLKHSLYALPLLLSGFVKGLYADNNLWDLLNPQVGGVYTHWVKGRQYCSWIEFAGCLRTVWGANHRGYDAGNASNYLSSENYKAISVGNGNEAGIYNLSGFTNYVGGNLTINLGNGATLKLSGSNSFTSYQGSQHGNGKDDVSFNVGTLDLSGTLEVGNRVGTGAGTHTGIANLNMNASHITLNGTIKAFKTSGVTFGKDASSNIAISSATLDGDTCSSLARVGVGANCSSIGPTYIFKGATNATNTTFNNGGGSFNFENNAHFSGAKFNGGTYTFKQDFNAANNTAFNSGSFTFQGTSSFDNATFSNLTYTFSHQATFQNSTFNGGTFTFNNTNTQHPQATFENSSFSNNNSIALNGHVIFQQAFNNQNHNLAIQNATFENATFDNTGKITISHGVSFNNTSFNTSINSQNTTINGNVTFSGKNELKNGATLNFGNAQVTLNQGTSFNITSLGSGSSVTILNSSGGITYNNLLNNAVSGLTNALKVSEQATKISTQSFTKGLWDIITYNGVTGHLLTENTPQQKSAASTTTPTESSPQVYNVSYKIGDKIYKLQETFSHNSITIQALESGTYTPPPVVNGSKFNLSSSTYINSNMPWYDHKFYMPKSQNFTENGTYYLPSIQVWGSYNNTFKQTFSASNSNLVIGNSSTWTGHNVNSSDTVSFGDTSGDALNGHCGPWPYYQCAGTTTGTYSAYNVYITANLRSGNRVGTGGAANLIFNGVNSINIANAKITQNNAGAYSSSMTFSTDNMDSDGNIQQSLNDNGKLSVYGTTFTNHAKNGTFTFNVGQATFENTNFNGGTYNFKGNSLNFESNNQFNSGSFNISTQNTSFNNANFSSNASFNFSNPSGTTSFKGNFTNANQHIQMAGSGVFGNTTDSNKSSAKTQNGTQAIFNNTGSINIQGDASFNNVTFDSPTNMGVKGKVTLNNITLKNLNNPLSFGNGTITFGTNSTININQAISNGNPITIISSSKNIDYNNAFAKNLWKIINYQGHGASSEKVVSSSSLGNGLGVYDVTYTIDNQTYNFQETFSQNSISIRRLGVDMVFYHENMEDPKHVDFQNILGFMTYIPKSYNNNLGNHQNDVIYYYDKSINFYTSSAKSFSQIFTGQNSAIVFGAKQLWTNASDAPQSDVVIRFGDNKGAGSNDASGHCWNLQCVGFITGHYEAQKIYITGSIESGNRVSSGGGANLNFKGLQGIILTNATLYNRSAGTGLLGVSQMNFSSNANIQAQNSHFIDNTAQNGGKPNFSFTSSNMDFSNSSFRGYVGATQSIFKFNATNTINFTDSTNLSSGLYQINATNQVVFDNSNLSVSVGTSTIAANQINFNQNASISASNHSTLEIKGSLNMNDTSSLDLNQSTINVSSNATLNDKASLIVNNSSHINFNGETTFNSPELSVNLNNNSSIVFNKAVSLGGQFNFSNHSSLDFKNSGTIATNTAFNFYDNAFSNSQSPITFNQALNVHARLSLGGNLLNANNNQSVLNLGNSNLTFNNQGNLNIANIDLLSNLSDNKERVYSIVKANISNNTWYNHINFFGMQISDGVYDATNQTYSFTNPLNNALKITESFKNNQLSVTLSQIPGINNTLYNIAPEIFNYQKTYTNKNGVYSYSDNAQGTFYLTSNIKGYYYPSSNHASAPTIPQTYNAQGNPIEALHIFNKGYDLNNLKALGKMALGLYPKIKGILGGKLSLSSLSDSQGEKLNELENLITPSDWKNINEFISNANNSVVQNFNNGSLIVGATKIGQTNTNSAIWFGGLGYEKPCNHTDIVCQKFRNTYLGQLLESSSATLGYINTTFNAKEIYLTGTLGSGNAWGTGGSASVTFNSATSLSLNKANIISSQTDGIFSMLGQDGINKVFNQAGLANILGEVAKQSMTNAGGLGNLIAEMLGSSSVIGKTLSEKEKGESLNQLLGKQNFENLMNHSGLNQVIKDLIKQKLGFWTGLVGGLAGIGGIDLQNPEKMIGGMSINELLSKKNLFNQITGYISANDIGQVISVVLQDVVNPSNALKNDAITLGEKMIGEFLGQDTLNSIKSLLQNQQVKGVLDKVLSAKGLGLIYEKGLGDLMPSLGNKGLFAPYGLSQVWQKGDFNFNAQGVIFVQNSSFSNANGGTLSFNAGSSLVFAGNNRMEFSKHLGTLNLLSHQVSNIDITTLNASNGLNINATNNNVSVSQGNIFVNASCVSETPKNSITSNASSPTNSCELISPTHSSQNDTSSNHNTQIVLNNNDESLSVTANNFNFSGNIYANGMVDFSKIKGSSSIKNLYLYNNASFQGNHLIISQKASLSENASFTTNDLNIQGEFNNNTTHKIGVRNHLTIAQNASLSTGIYGIEVGGSLNNLGAIHFNLANSQNPTMPLIQVGGVVNLNTTHAPFINITNSVANDTTYTLLKSNRYINYNINPNSLQSYLKLYTLININGHHIEEKNGVLTYLGQQVQLQDKGLLLSVALEPALNKDSVTQETPTKNTIKNNILSLSILYNQIKMSYGHKIMDFIPPTLQDYIVGIQGKNALTQIETIGGSGVIRWLSKLMIESKENPLFAPIYLQNHSLNEVLNVARDLENTMSLISNPSFRNNATRLLEIASYTQQTSRLTKLSNFRAEVEPNLFERLLELKNKRFSDANPNALDFILKYTERDKHKNNVWVQGVGGASFVAGGNGTLYGLNVGYDRFIKNVILGGYVAYGYSGFNGRIMSSLSNNVNVGMYARAFVKRSEITLSANETYGSNTTTIDSHNALLSVLNQHYNYNTWTTSLNGNYGYDFIFKHKSVILKPQVGLSYYFMGLSGIKGKMNNLAYQQFATDANPTNKSILTLNVGLESRQYFGKNSYYFVTAKLGRDILVHSKGDKVVRFMGENTLLYRKGGAFNTFASLVTGGEMRLWRLAYVNAGVGLRFGLQYQDINVTGNVGMRVVF; encoded by the coding sequence ATGAAAAAGAGAATTTTTAAAAAGAAACGCCTTAAGGTTCGTCTAACACGCCAGCATAAAAAGGTGGTTTTAAAGCATTCCTTATACGCTCTACCCTTATTGTTGAGTGGGTTTGTGAAGGGGCTGTATGCGGATAATAATCTATGGGATTTGTTAAACCCACAAGTTGGGGGTGTGTATACCCACTGGGTTAAGGGCAGGCAGTATTGTTCATGGATTGAATTTGCAGGGTGTTTACGCACGGTGTGGGGAGCAAATCATAGGGGTTATGATGCTGGAAACGCTTCAAATTACTTGTCTTCTGAGAATTACAAAGCTATTTCTGTGGGCAATGGGAATGAAGCTGGAATTTATAATTTAAGCGGTTTCACTAATTATGTTGGGGGCAATCTCACTATCAATCTAGGCAATGGTGCAACTTTAAAATTAAGTGGCTCAAATAGTTTCACTTCGTATCAAGGCTCTCAACATGGTAACGGAAAAGATGATGTCAGTTTTAATGTTGGCACGCTAGATTTAAGCGGCACGCTAGAAGTGGGTAATCGTGTAGGCACTGGAGCTGGCACGCATACAGGTATAGCTAACTTAAACATGAACGCAAGCCATATCACTCTTAATGGCACTATTAAAGCCTTTAAAACTTCTGGTGTAACTTTCGGCAAAGATGCAAGCTCCAACATTGCAATAAGCTCAGCCACTTTAGATGGAGATACTTGCAGCTCATTAGCTAGGGTTGGTGTGGGAGCAAATTGTTCTAGCATAGGACCCACTTATATATTCAAAGGAGCTACAAACGCTACAAACACGACTTTTAATAATGGGGGCGGTAGTTTTAACTTTGAGAATAACGCTCATTTTAGTGGGGCGAAATTTAATGGAGGCACTTACACTTTCAAGCAAGATTTTAACGCTGCAAATAATACCGCTTTTAATAGCGGTAGTTTCACTTTTCAAGGCACAAGTTCTTTTGATAATGCCACTTTTAGCAATCTCACATATACTTTTAGTCATCAAGCCACATTTCAAAACAGCACATTCAATGGGGGGACTTTTACTTTCAATAACACAAATACTCAACACCCACAGGCGACTTTTGAAAACAGCTCATTTAGCAACAATAATTCTATCGCTCTCAATGGTCATGTTATTTTTCAGCAAGCCTTTAACAACCAAAACCATAATTTAGCCATTCAAAACGCCACCTTTGAAAATGCCACCTTTGATAATACCGGTAAAATTACCATAAGTCATGGTGTGAGTTTTAACAATACTTCGTTTAACACTTCTATCAATTCTCAAAACACAACTATTAATGGAAATGTAACTTTTAGTGGTAAGAATGAGTTAAAAAATGGTGCGACCCTTAATTTTGGAAACGCACAAGTTACTCTCAATCAAGGGACAAGCTTTAACATTACAAGCTTAGGGAGTGGGAGTAGTGTAACGATTTTAAATTCTAGTGGGGGCATTACTTACAATAACCTTTTAAATAATGCAGTCAGTGGCTTGACAAACGCCTTAAAAGTGAGCGAGCAGGCTACAAAGATTTCCACCCAGAGTTTTACTAAAGGTTTGTGGGATATAATCACTTATAATGGGGTTACAGGGCATCTTTTGACTGAAAATACTCCGCAACAAAAATCAGCCGCTTCTACAACAACACCCACAGAAAGTTCACCACAAGTCTATAATGTGAGTTACAAAATAGGGGATAAAATCTATAAGCTACAAGAAACTTTTAGCCATAACTCTATTACTATTCAAGCCCTAGAGAGTGGCACTTACACCCCACCCCCTGTGGTTAATGGCTCAAAATTTAATTTGTCAAGCTCAACCTATATTAACTCTAATATGCCTTGGTATGACCATAAATTTTACATGCCTAAATCTCAAAATTTTACAGAAAATGGCACTTACTACTTGCCTAGCATTCAAGTATGGGGGAGCTATAACAATACATTTAAGCAAACCTTTAGTGCAAGCAATAGTAATTTAGTTATCGGAAATAGCTCAACATGGACTGGGCATAATGTCAATTCTAGTGATACGGTGTCTTTTGGGGATACTTCAGGGGATGCCCTTAATGGGCATTGTGGGCCTTGGCCTTATTATCAATGCGCTGGCACAACCACTGGCACTTATAGTGCATATAATGTTTATATTACAGCGAATTTACGCTCTGGAAATCGTGTAGGCACTGGTGGGGCAGCGAATCTAATCTTTAATGGGGTTAATAGTATCAATATTGCTAACGCTAAGATTACACAAAATAATGCTGGAGCTTATTCAAGCTCTATGACTTTTTCTACTGATAATATGGATAGCGATGGCAATATCCAACAGAGCTTAAATGATAACGGCAAGCTTTCGGTTTATGGCACAACCTTTACTAACCATGCTAAAAACGGGACATTCACTTTCAATGTAGGGCAAGCTACATTTGAAAACACTAATTTCAATGGGGGGACTTATAACTTTAAGGGTAATAGTCTAAATTTTGAAAGTAACAACCAGTTTAATAGCGGTTCGTTTAATATTAGCACGCAAAACACTTCGTTTAATAACGCTAATTTCAGCAGTAATGCTTCTTTTAATTTTAGTAATCCTAGTGGGACAACCTCGTTCAAAGGGAATTTTACTAACGCTAATCAACACATACAAATGGCTGGGAGTGGGGTTTTTGGAAACACTACAGATAGTAATAAGTCTAGTGCTAAAACCCAAAATGGCACTCAAGCCATTTTTAACAATACCGGTTCTATCAATATTCAAGGAGATGCTTCGTTTAATAATGTTACCTTTGATAGCCCTACAAACATGGGCGTGAAAGGGAAGGTTACCCTAAATAACATCACTCTAAAGAATTTAAACAACCCCTTGTCTTTTGGTAATGGCACGATTACTTTTGGCACAAATTCTACAATCAACATTAATCAAGCAATTTCTAATGGCAACCCTATTACCATTATTAGCTCTTCTAAAAATATTGATTATAACAATGCGTTTGCTAAGAATCTATGGAAAATCATCAATTATCAAGGGCATGGAGCGAGTAGTGAAAAGGTAGTTTCTAGTTCTAGTTTGGGTAATGGCTTAGGGGTTTATGATGTTACTTACACAATTGATAATCAAACCTATAATTTTCAAGAAACTTTTTCACAAAATAGTATTTCTATCAGGCGTTTGGGTGTGGACATGGTGTTTTACCATGAAAATATGGAAGACCCTAAGCATGTAGATTTTCAAAATATCTTAGGTTTTATGACCTATATTCCTAAGAGTTATAACAATAACTTAGGGAATCATCAAAATGATGTAATTTATTATTATGACAAGAGCATTAATTTTTATACTTCTAGTGCGAAGTCCTTTTCTCAAATCTTTACAGGGCAAAATAGTGCTATTGTTTTTGGGGCTAAGCAACTATGGACGAATGCAAGCGATGCGCCACAATCTGATGTGGTGATTCGCTTTGGGGATAATAAGGGAGCAGGGAGTAATGATGCAAGTGGGCATTGTTGGAATTTACAATGTGTAGGCTTTATCACAGGGCATTATGAAGCACAAAAGATTTACATTACCGGTAGTATTGAAAGTGGGAATCGTGTCTCTAGTGGCGGGGGTGCAAATCTCAATTTTAAGGGGCTTCAAGGTATTATCTTAACGAATGCGACTTTATATAACCGCTCCGCTGGAACAGGTCTTTTAGGTGTTTCGCAAATGAATTTTTCTAGCAACGCTAATATTCAAGCTCAAAATTCGCATTTTATAGATAATACCGCACAAAATGGTGGTAAGCCTAATTTTAGCTTCACTTCTTCAAACATGGATTTTTCTAACAGCTCCTTTAGGGGCTATGTGGGGGCTACGCAATCTATCTTTAAATTCAACGCCACTAACACGATTAATTTTACTGACAGCACGAATTTAAGTTCAGGCTTATATCAAATTAACGCTACAAATCAAGTGGTATTTGATAATTCTAATTTAAGCGTTTCGGTAGGGACAAGCACCATTGCGGCTAATCAAATCAATTTCAATCAAAACGCTTCTATTAGTGCGAGTAATCATTCAACCCTTGAAATTAAGGGTAGTTTAAACATGAACGATACCAGCTCATTAGATCTTAATCAAAGCACCATTAATGTATCCAGCAACGCAACGCTCAATGATAAGGCGAGCTTGATTGTCAATAATAGCTCTCATATCAATTTTAATGGAGAAACCACTTTTAATTCGCCTGAACTGAGCGTTAATCTAAACAACAACTCTTCTATCGTGTTTAACAAAGCGGTTTCTTTAGGGGGTCAGTTTAATTTTAGCAATCATTCTTCTTTAGATTTTAAAAATTCTGGCACGATAGCCACTAACACGGCGTTTAATTTCTATGATAATGCGTTTTCAAACTCTCAAAGCCCCATTACCTTTAATCAAGCCCTTAATGTTCATGCACGACTGAGCTTAGGGGGTAATCTCTTAAACGCTAACAATAATCAGAGCGTGTTAAATTTAGGAAATAGCAATCTTACTTTCAATAATCAAGGGAACTTGAATATTGCAAACATTGATTTATTGAGCAATCTCAGTGATAATAAAGAGCGTGTATATAGTATCGTTAAAGCAAATATAAGCAATAACACTTGGTATAACCACATCAATTTCTTTGGCATGCAAATTAGTGATGGGGTTTATGACGCTACAAATCAAACTTATAGTTTTACTAACCCGCTCAATAATGCGTTAAAAATTACTGAGAGTTTTAAAAACAATCAATTGAGCGTTACGCTCTCTCAAATTCCAGGGATTAACAACACACTCTATAACATCGCCCCTGAAATCTTTAACTATCAAAAGACTTACACTAATAAAAATGGTGTGTATTCCTATAGCGATAACGCACAAGGCACATTCTATCTAACCAGCAATATTAAAGGCTATTATTACCCTAGTTCTAACCACGCTTCAGCACCCACTATTCCACAAACCTACAACGCACAAGGCAATCCTATTGAAGCCCTACACATTTTTAATAAGGGCTATGATTTGAATAATCTTAAAGCCTTAGGGAAAATGGCACTTGGCTTATACCCTAAAATAAAAGGGATTTTAGGGGGTAAGCTTTCGCTTTCAAGCCTTAGTGATTCGCAAGGTGAAAAGCTCAATGAGCTTGAAAATCTTATAACTCCTAGTGATTGGAAAAATATTAACGAATTTATCAGTAATGCTAATAATTCTGTCGTGCAAAATTTCAATAATGGCTCTTTGATTGTGGGGGCAACCAAAATAGGACAAACTAATACGAATAGTGCTATTTGGTTTGGGGGATTAGGCTATGAAAAGCCTTGTAACCACACCGATATAGTTTGTCAAAAATTTAGAAATACCTATTTAGGACAGCTTTTAGAGTCTAGCTCAGCCACTTTGGGTTATATCAACACGACTTTCAACGCAAAAGAGATTTATCTTACCGGCACTTTAGGGAGTGGGAATGCGTGGGGGACTGGGGGGAGTGCGAGCGTAACTTTTAATAGTGCGACTTCATTAAGTCTCAATAAGGCTAATATCATAAGCTCTCAAACCGATGGGATTTTTAGCATGCTAGGTCAAGATGGAATCAATAAGGTTTTTAATCAAGCTGGGCTTGCTAATATCTTAGGCGAAGTGGCCAAGCAATCTATGACAAACGCTGGGGGCTTAGGGAATTTAATCGCTGAGATGTTAGGGAGTAGTAGTGTTATCGGTAAAACTCTAAGTGAAAAGGAAAAAGGTGAGAGCCTTAACCAGCTTTTAGGCAAACAAAACTTTGAAAATCTGATGAATCATAGTGGATTAAATCAGGTGATTAAGGATTTAATCAAACAAAAATTGGGTTTTTGGACAGGCTTAGTAGGGGGGTTAGCTGGAATAGGGGGTATAGATTTACAAAACCCTGAGAAAATGATAGGTGGCATGTCCATTAATGAGTTGCTCAGCAAAAAGAATTTGTTTAATCAAATTACAGGTTATATTTCAGCAAATGATATAGGGCAAGTAATTAGTGTGGTATTACAAGATGTTGTCAATCCTAGCAACGCTTTGAAAAACGATGCAATAACTTTGGGCGAAAAAATGATAGGCGAGTTTTTAGGGCAAGACACTCTTAATTCTATAAAAAGCCTGTTACAAAACCAGCAAGTTAAAGGTGTGTTAGATAAAGTCCTTAGTGCTAAGGGCTTGGGTTTGATTTATGAAAAAGGTTTGGGAGATTTAATGCCTAGTTTAGGCAATAAAGGGCTTTTTGCTCCTTATGGTTTAAGTCAAGTGTGGCAAAAAGGAGATTTTAATTTTAACGCTCAAGGTGTGATTTTTGTGCAAAATTCTAGCTTCTCTAATGCAAATGGGGGAACACTAAGCTTTAATGCGGGGAGTTCGCTAGTCTTTGCTGGAAACAATCGCATGGAGTTTAGTAAACACCTAGGCACGCTTAATTTATTGTCTCATCAAGTTTCTAACATTGATATTACCACGCTTAATGCAAGCAATGGGCTTAATATTAACGCTACAAATAACAATGTGTCCGTGTCTCAAGGAAATATTTTCGTGAATGCAAGCTGTGTGAGTGAAACTCCAAAAAACTCTATTACTTCAAATGCATCTAGTCCTACAAATTCTTGTGAGCTTATCAGTCCAACGCATTCTAGCCAAAATGACACTTCTTCAAATCATAACACGCAAATTGTCTTGAATAATAATGATGAGAGTTTGAGCGTTACAGCAAATAATTTTAATTTTTCAGGCAATATTTATGCTAATGGGATGGTTGATTTTTCAAAGATTAAAGGTTCTTCAAGTATCAAAAATTTATATCTCTATAATAACGCTTCCTTTCAAGGCAATCACTTAATTATTTCTCAAAAAGCAAGTTTAAGCGAAAATGCAAGCTTTACAACGAATGATTTGAATATTCAAGGCGAATTTAATAATAACACCACTCATAAAATAGGGGTGCGTAACCATTTAACTATCGCACAAAACGCTTCTTTAAGCACCGGTATTTATGGCATAGAAGTAGGGGGGAGTTTAAACAATTTGGGGGCAATACATTTTAATTTAGCAAATTCTCAAAACCCTACAATGCCACTCATTCAAGTGGGGGGTGTAGTCAATCTCAATACCACTCACGCGCCTTTTATCAACATTACTAATAGTGTGGCTAATGATACAACTTATACTTTATTAAAAAGCAATCGTTACATTAACTACAACATCAACCCAAATAGCTTGCAATCTTATTTAAAACTCTATACTTTAATCAATATTAACGGACACCATATAGAAGAAAAAAATGGTGTGTTGACTTATTTGGGGCAACAAGTTCAATTGCAAGATAAGGGGTTATTATTAAGTGTAGCGTTAGAGCCGGCTCTAAACAAAGATAGCGTAACTCAAGAAACCCCCACAAAAAACACCATAAAGAACAATATTCTAAGTCTTTCTATTTTGTATAACCAAATTAAGATGTCCTATGGGCATAAAATCATGGATTTTATACCCCCTACTCTACAAGATTATATTGTGGGGATTCAAGGTAAAAACGCTTTAACTCAAATTGAAACCATAGGGGGGAGTGGCGTTATTAGGTGGCTTTCAAAATTGATGATAGAGTCTAAAGAAAATCCGCTTTTTGCACCGATTTATTTGCAAAACCATTCTTTGAATGAAGTGTTGAATGTAGCTAGAGACCTTGAAAACACCATGAGTTTAATTTCTAACCCTAGTTTTAGAAATAACGCTACAAGGCTCTTAGAAATTGCAAGCTACACCCAGCAAACCAGTCGTTTGACTAAGCTTTCTAATTTTAGGGCTGAAGTGGAGCCAAACTTGTTTGAGCGTTTGTTAGAGCTTAAAAACAAGCGGTTTAGTGATGCTAATCCTAACGCCTTAGATTTCATTCTTAAATACACAGAGCGAGACAAGCATAAAAACAATGTTTGGGTTCAAGGGGTGGGGGGAGCAAGTTTTGTAGCTGGGGGTAATGGCACGCTTTATGGTTTGAATGTGGGCTATGATAGGTTTATTAAAAATGTGATTCTTGGGGGTTATGTAGCTTATGGATATAGTGGGTTTAATGGGCGTATTATGAGTTCTCTTTCTAATAATGTGAATGTGGGAATGTATGCAAGAGCCTTTGTAAAAAGAAGCGAAATCACTTTGAGTGCGAATGAGACTTATGGAAGCAATACTACAACCATTGATTCTCATAATGCCTTGCTCTCTGTATTAAACCAGCACTACAACTATAACACTTGGACAACCAGTCTTAATGGGAATTATGGCTATGATTTTATTTTTAAACATAAGAGCGTCATCTTAAAACCCCAAGTGGGCTTGAGCTATTATTTCATGGGATTAAGTGGCATAAAAGGTAAAATGAATAATTTAGCCTATCAACAATTCGCTACTGATGCTAACCCTACTAACAAATCCATTTTAACGCTCAATGTGGGTTTAGAAAGCCGTCAATATTTTGGTAAAAATTCCTATTATTTTGTAACAGCTAAGTTAGGTAGGGATATTTTGGTGCATTCTAAAGGCGATAAAGTGGTGCGTTTTATGGGTGAAAACACTTTGTTGTATCGCAAAGGCGGAGCGTTCAACACTTTTGCAAGCTTAGTAACAGGGGGCGAAATGCGTTTATGGCGTTTGGCGTATGTGAATGCTGGGGTTGGGCTTAGATTTGGCTTGCAATACCAAGATATTAATGTAACCGGAAATGTAGGCATGAGAGTGGTATTTTAG
- a CDS encoding DUF4149 domain-containing protein produces MKKICLGAYLLVLGILGGSLVVLGAVVAPIVFKAPSILPELNMTIFESGKLMTQIFVRFNFFLETIGFIVLMYEIVSFVWGRKSLAQVALGLTIGGLSLLFVFYYTPYILNAQQLGEVAVKSDEFARLHSQSEWLFKELFILVCVLFFWRLFGKNSI; encoded by the coding sequence ATGAAAAAAATCTGTTTGGGGGCGTATTTATTAGTATTAGGCATTTTAGGTGGGTCTTTGGTGGTTTTAGGGGCGGTAGTCGCACCGATAGTTTTCAAAGCTCCAAGCATTTTACCTGAGCTTAACATGACTATCTTTGAAAGCGGGAAGCTTATGACACAAATTTTTGTGCGTTTCAATTTCTTTTTAGAAACCATAGGTTTTATCGTGCTAATGTATGAAATTGTCTCTTTTGTATGGGGGCGAAAGTCCTTAGCTCAGGTGGCTCTTGGCTTGACAATAGGGGGACTATCTTTATTGTTTGTGTTTTATTACACGCCTTATATTTTAAACGCCCAGCAACTAGGCGAAGTGGCTGTGAAAAGCGATGAATTTGCCCGCTTACACTCTCAAAGCGAATGGCTTTTTAAAGAATTGTTTATTTTGGTATGCGTTCTATTCTTTTGGCGTTTGTTTGGCAAAAACTCTATTTGA
- the bioV gene encoding pimelyl-ACP methyl ester esterase BioV, giving the protein MRFFSGFGFFCESVLFEEWLLKGAYDVSGFSMGAINAIEYAFNEVLQERRINSLLLFSPCMLSHKQESFKRVQLLAFKKDKLGYMERFYKEAGFCKPLEQVYGNIKRESSLEELDFLLNYKYDSYKIKFLLEKGVKIEVFVGLKDSITDIQALLEFFMPLVKVWQFKECNHLLQKESKGWK; this is encoded by the coding sequence ATGCGTTTTTTTAGTGGTTTTGGGTTTTTTTGTGAGAGCGTTTTATTTGAAGAGTGGCTTTTAAAGGGGGCTTATGATGTATCAGGCTTTTCTATGGGGGCTATTAATGCTATAGAGTATGCTTTTAATGAAGTGTTACAAGAGCGGCGTATCAATTCCTTACTATTGTTTTCGCCCTGTATGTTGAGCCATAAACAAGAGTCTTTTAAGCGTGTGCAACTTTTGGCGTTTAAAAAAGATAAACTAGGCTATATGGAGCGTTTTTACAAAGAAGCAGGGTTTTGTAAGCCATTAGAACAAGTTTATGGGAATATTAAAAGAGAAAGTTCTTTAGAAGAATTAGATTTCTTATTAAACTATAAGTATGATAGTTATAAAATCAAGTTTTTATTAGAAAAAGGCGTAAAGATTGAAGTGTTTGTGGGTTTGAAAGATAGCATTACGGATATTCAAGCTCTTTTAGAATTTTTTATGCCTTTAGTCAAAGTGTGGCAGTTTAAAGAGTGTAACCATTTGTTACAAAAAGAATCAAAAGGGTGGAAATGA